The Cervus elaphus chromosome 20, mCerEla1.1, whole genome shotgun sequence genomic interval AGGAAAGGAGACTGCGATTCTAATTTGGCTGTGCCCCTTgtttgtgaccttggacaaactcCTCTGAGTCTCAACTTCCTCCCACATATAACGGGGATACATACCCGACATCATAAAGGTGCTTtgtggagaaaataaaacaatgcgTTATAAAACATATAGCACAGGGCTTGGCACCTGGCAGGAGTTGTAAAAGGTGGCTATAAGCCAACAGTTAGGGATATTGGTCTGCGAGGATCAGCCACATGAAGCATCTCTGCTGGGAATGTTGGGCCCATACTATAAGCAGTGCTAGGAAGACTGACCTTGGAAAGGGTCAGAACTGGTCTTGACCTTAGGATCCCTGGGACTCTCTCTCTCCCAACAGATGAGAAGTTGGAGGCAAGTCCCGCCCCAGGTCCCTCGGCTGACTCGGGCCCAGTGGACGTGGCCCCTGCCCTGGAGGACTGCTTGTCCCAGGAGGTGCAGGATTCCTTCTCCTTCCTAGAGGACTCAAGCAGCTCAGAACCtgagtgggtgggggtggaggacggGGAGGTGGCCAAGGCAGGACCGGCAGGAGCAGCCTTCTCCCCTGGGGAGGAAGACCCTGGGCTGGGCTACCTGGAGGAGCTCCTGGGAGTTGGGCCTCAGGTAAGGAGGCACTGTGCTGGGTTTGGGGGTGTTAAGGAGCCCAGAGGGTGGACAGGGCCACGTAGTCCTAAGCCATGATGCTGTATTTACAGGTGGAGGAGTTCTCTGTGGAGCCACCCCTGGATGACCTGTCCCTGGATGAGGCACAGTTTGTCCTGGCTCCCAGCTGCTGTTCCCTGGACTCTCCTGGCCCCAGGCCTGAAACAGAGGAGGAAAGCGGGGAGGAAGTCTTCCTGAGTGCCTATGATGACCTAAGTCCCCTTCTGGAGCCCAAACACCCAACCTGGGAGGGGCCaggcagtgaaaaggaaaaggcagCAGGGTCTGGAAGACAGGAGGCTTCAGGACAGGCTGAGGGAGAGCAAGCCTTGAGTGAAGATGGAGAGAACAAGGAGGGTGGGCCTGGAAGCAGACGGGACgccagggaggaggctgaggggagCCCAGAGAGTGACGTGGAGGGCAGAGTGGCCAGTGAGGAAGGAGCAGAGGCTGAGGGAAGCCAGCAGCTGATTGACAGTTTGAAAGAAGGATGTGGGGAGGAGACACAGGCCAAGGCAGAGGAGTCCAAAGGTCAGCAGGAGGATGAGAGAACGGAGGAAGCTAAGCGTGTGGAAGCAACTGGAGGAGAGCTGGTTAAAAAcaaggggaaggaaagaaagactgaGAGAGAGGGAGGTGCTGAGGAAGCAGATGAAGCCCAGCTAGCAGCTGGAAGGGACTCAGAGCATGAGGTCCAGGAAAACCAAATTGCTGAAGAGAGCTGGGAAGTTGTACACAAAGAGGCTGACGGAGGCAGAGAAAATGAGGTCAAAGGACAAAGGGGAGATGAGGGTCAAGAGGCAAGAGAAGACCAAGGAGATGGAGAAGATAGCAGGatcccagcagcagcagcagctgaaggAGGAGCAGGGGAGATCAGCAAGGAACGGGAGTGTGGACACGGAGAAGCTGAGGGAGACCAGAGAGCTGGAGGGGAACGTGTAGAAGAGGGTTCCCTCCCCGAAGGGTCACAGGTAGAGTCCCTGGAGGTTGACAGTGCCAAAGGAGGCAGCTCCCAGTCCTCTGAGACAGAGCAGGCAGCCCCACAGCCGCCTCGGCCGGAGGAGACGGACCCTGAGGGGCAGCCCAATCCCCCTGGCTCGGCTGGCGGTGTGGGCATGCGCCTGGCTTCCACCCTCGTTCAGGTCCAGCAGGTCCGCTCTGTGCCTGTGGTACCGCCCAAGCCACAGTTTGCCAAGGTGCCCAGTGCGATGTGTGGCAAGATCCATGTGGCACCAGCACACCCATGCCCAAAGCCTGGCCGGCTCGATGGGGACAGGGCCTGGAGCTCCCGAGCCTCCCGCTCCTCTTGGAGGAATGGGGGCAGTCTTTCCTTTGATGCTGCCGTGGCCCTGGCTCGGGACCGCCAGAGGACTGAAGCTCAGGCAGTTCGGCGGACCCAGACCTGTACTGGTGCTGGGGACTACAGCCTCATCCCCAAAACCTCCCCCCATAGCATGATCCCTGCCTACGCTCCCCGGCCCCTTAGCTGCCTGGAGATCCCAGCTGAGGGCACAGACGGGTCTGGACCCCGGAGTCGGTTTAGCCTGCCTCCCAGAGAACCCCAACCTCCTGATCCCCTTATGTCCCCCCAGCGCCGATCATATGCATTCGAAACACAGGCTAACTCTGGGAAAGGTGAGGGACTATAATTAGGACCGGAGCACTGGGAATAAGGGACAGCAGTTGTCTCCCGGGTCTAGGACGATTTCATCTGCAGCCTGAACAGCTGTAGTGCCCAGCTCTATAGGTTTTGGCCCTGCAGCTTCTCGTTTTGACTTGGGAAGCACTGTCTTGGTGTTTACCTGAGCTTGTCTCAGACACAAACACTTATCCCTTAGGAGATTGCTGAGAAAGTCACCAAGATCCTGTCCCCAGAGAGAGGGGTCACTGGCCAAAGGGAACAAAGAGTAGGTGGAAAACGTAACTGTTTCTCAAAGTGAAGAATGAAGAGGGAACTCCAGCCAAGGTCGTCTTCCTCTGAGGCAATGAACTCTTCACGGAAGTCCAGAGTAGAGGCGGGGTCAGGACCAGGTTGGAGCCTATTACACACACTTTTAGAGGTTATCTATCCTTGTTCTACTCTTGGTTCCTTGGATACCTCCTGCTCCTATTAGCTCCAGATTAGGAGAAAAATGTCCAGGAAACTCTTTGAATACACAGTATTTGTTGGCAGGGCTAGTTCCATTCCCAGCTCCCCAACCTTCTGCCTCCCTGGATCTCTAGGAACTGAGGTCTTGTGTAGATCTCTCtggcctcttctttctcctttggaaTAACTTCCTATTTTAGGGAAGAGGGATCGCGTCACTCAGGCTCTGGGATTATTTCTCTGGACAAGATGGGTCCACAGGTCCCAAGGGGCAATATCTCAGAATAAATGCTGTATTTTTACACATAAATAGTGTGGTTTCTTTTTACACTTACTAAAGTGTTGAATGATAGATACCATatcttccaaggtggtgctagtagtaaataacccacctgccaatgcaggatatgtaagagatGGGGGGttacatccctgggttggaagatcccctgcatgaggaaatggcaaaccactccaggattTCTGTCTGGCGAACCCAACAgactaaggagcctggcaggctacagtgcacagggtcacaaagtcagacacgaccggagtgacttagcacgcatagtTATATCTTCACGTTTGGTCAAACGTTGcattcttctgtttttattgtCTGGGTGTTCTTCCTCAATTGTCGTGGTGGAGACCTATAGCTAGAAACTAGAGCTGGGTTCACAGTGGTCAGGAAATGAGGAAGGGAAACTTATATTTACATAATGCTCTTTATATGCCAGTAGAGCTAGGTATTCTACGTGCACAGAATCTATGCTCTTAATTTTTGGTCAccgaataatttttaaagtttggtaCTGgtatctccattaaaaaaaaaaaaaagttttatttggctgcactgggtcttaattgcagcacgtgggattttccatcttagttgcagcatgtgggcttttgttgttgctgctgctgcctgcGAACGCATCCTTGTGGCAtgtgaccaaggatggaacctagcatcccctgcattgggagcacaaagtcttagtCACTTGACTAAGTGACTTGACTAGagaccagggaagtctctagtatctcattttacaggtgaggaaacaaaagTTAATTAGGTCAAAATGTTTGCCAAAGGTCTCAGAACTAACAAGTGGCAGAGGTAGGTCTGAGACCCAAATTTGTCTGGTTCAGGGTCTGAACTCTTCCCTTACACCACACTACTTCAAATCCATTAAGGGTAGGTCCtgactgaaaagaaaaggaattaaaatacCTTTCACAGAAACTGAGACTCACAAAAACTAGACGCCTTCGGGGTCTTCCAGTGACTACAAAGGCTaatgctgctgttcagttgctaaatcctgtcaactctttgcgactccacggactgtagcccgccaggctcctctgttcatggaatttcccaagcaagaacactggagtgggttgccatttcctcctccaggggatcttctcaaccatgGGATGGAACTTACGTCTCCTCCACCAGCAGGAGGATTCAttaaccactgagccgccagggaagcccggcTAACACTAATACACATGAGCACATCCATATTTATGTATGCCCAGATGTCCTAATCTCCAATAGGAAACTTCAAATGGGTGGCCTGATCCAAGATGCCCTCCCAAATAGCTCTTTTTAAAGACGGCGCCTCTGCCTCCATCTGACGTCCCTCATTTGATATAAGCTCACTTCTCCTGGAACTAAAATGGCCCTGGCCGGCAGAAAAATGGTAGCACCAAGTTGATCGTCCTTCTTACGTTCTTGCCTAAAGCCACTTGGACTTCAGTGTCCTTCTCCCAGGACCCCAAAAGGTTGTTTCGtcccagcaccagcaccaccccACGCAAGCCCGCATCCAAACCCTCAGCAACATGGAGGGAACGGAAGTCGGGCGGCTCGGAGGCAGAGAAGGCTGGGTGGGTCGAGAGACACTTCCGCCCCTCACCAACATGGCGGCGGGCCGGGAGTGCGCATGATCAGCTGTCCCTGGAGATACCCGAGTCCGGAGGGGAGAACACGGTCGGGGGAGATCGGCGGCTGCGGCGGCGTTGGCCGGTGAGTGCAGGACATAGCGGGAGTCTGGAGACTGGGTGAGCCGGCGAGGCACAGCAGCGTTGATTTTCTCCCCGTTTTCTAGGTTCAGGAACTCCTGGGGCGGAAGTCTTTGTTTTGAGGGAGGGGGCATTGCCCGGCTCTTTATCTCCTACCCCCTTTGTGGGCCGAACTCACTCCCCGCCCCCGGGCGCGCACGTCCCCGCCCTCCTGCGCTGCCAGCCGCGGGCCGCTGGGCCGGAGACCGCAGGGCTAGCTGAGCCCCCGGCGTCCTTCCCTACCCCCGAGGAGCAGCGCGGGCTGGGGGTGAGCCCGGCCGGGCTAGCCGGGTCGCCGCGCGGGCCCCTGGGCTCGCGCCTGGCCGTAGCTCAGCTGCTGAGCGCCTGCTGGTTGGTGGGCCCGCAGGGAGACGCCGCATTCTCAGGCGAGGTCTAGGTGCCTGACTTCTTTGCGGACTTGATTTTTCCCTTTGTGTCCAGACTTAGCTAAGCTCTTGCAGGGCCCTCCTTCTCGGACTGTGCACGCACGCCACAACATCCTAGCCCCCTTTCCGTGTCGCATACCCCTAAAGCTCAGGAAATGCTTCCGGATGTCCAACTAAGATTTGAATAAGTAGCCTGACCCCGTTGCCGATTGTCCTCAGAAGCTGCTCCTGGCTGACAGCTGTGGGCCTTAGAGACGCCTCCTGTACCCTGCCCTCGGTTTGATTGCTTCCTTTTGCTGTCAGTGCTGCAAGCTTCAGAGGGGCATTTCCTCCGCAGGTTTGAGGATAGAACGGTAGGTGGTCTTGAAACACCAGTCCTACTTCCCCCTTAGGGACTGGGATCTTCTTGCAGCGCTACTTCCTCTGGACGGTTTCACTTTCAGTTCCGTTTTTGGGGGTTAACACTTTGGATACAAGCTTTCCATGACTCATCCGCTGAAGATGAAGGTTTGGGGGACCTTATGGGTAGAGAATTTACAAAAACCTCACCCCTTTCCTGTCGAGATTATTTTATTGCTTTACACTGTATAGCTGTTTCCTCCTGGAGGCGCCTTCCTTTGTTTTTCCTGCCCACCTCCCGCCGCACTCCAGccgtctccccccaccccttgcccgtctaccccgccccgccccgccccagtcAGGGTCTTAAGGCAGGCACCTTGTGGATGGATTCCTCCCCCATTGTCTCCTCTTTCCGAACCCTGGAGTTTTCTCCCTTCTCACTGGGTTCAGTTGATTTGGAGTTGTCATGGCAACATTTTAGCAACTGTGTTGTTCTACAGGAAGGCTTGGTGAATAAAATAGTAGAGGCTTGAAGATGATACACTAGGGCTTTAAGGTCTTTTTAATGAATGACATATATCTGGACTTCCCCAAACAACAGCCGGATCAGTAGAATGGGGCCCAAGGGCCAAGTCTGGCCTTTAGGGTTCTGGAGGTTTTCTTTTCATAGATCTGAGGACAGGTATTTGTTGGTGTTCAGTATGTGTGCCTGAGGAACTGGAATAAGCATCAGGATCTATGGTCCTGTATTTTTTGATAGCTGTGGTCTAAACATGGCCCCTCCTTATCCCGATATCATGGCAGATCATAATAGCTTTAATAATCATCCATCCAGAAATATGTTTCAGTCTTTCAGTATAATTATCCCCTCTCCATCAGGAGATGGAGTGAGAATTGGAGAGGTGAGGAACATTATTTGTAGAATTGCTTTTTCAGTCACTGTAGGCAGCCTTCAGCATTAGAATGGAGAAAGCTGGTTGTCCCTTGCAGAAGATTGGTTATGTTCCTGGATGTGTCTTCATGGAGCCTAGGTTCTAGAAATCGGAGAGCTTTCAGTTTCCTAGACTCACTAGATTCCCTGATTTCTACCAGGACTTAGCACTCAGGCCTGTGAGGCAGGAGATACGAAGATTTCCAAAGAAGGACCAGTTCCTCGGATGTACCCCCTCACAGAGAGATGAAGGGGTGAGTGAAGAAGAGGTAGGGCCTGGAATGGGAGATGGGAACCCTGGGAGAATGCAAAATGGCTAGGAGCACtggctctggagtcaggcagACCTCAATTTAGGTCCCAGCTATATCACCTAGCTATGTAATCTGTTTATAAAATGCAAGTAGTTCTACCTACTCATAATTGCTGTTCTTAGTACTAAATAAGATATTGCCTGTTAAATGCTTGACTCAGTGCTAGGTATATACCAGCTCTGGTTATTCTAACCTCCCCTAGCATCTGTTGGGAATGCCAATGAGTTTGGGAGCCATATGTTACTGGGCCAGTGACTTTTTCCCCTTATTCTTCCTCTTGTCCCTTCACAAACAGGCAGCAGAAAacagcagaaactgaagaggggACAGTGCAGATTCAGGAAGGTGAGTGGGAGAAACAGAACTGAGCTGAGACCAGCAGCCCATTGTGGTCTCACCCCACACCCCATGGGCCTATCACCTATGTacccttctctttttaaatgacaTGCAAGTGCAACAGAGGGAGAAAAGCCGGAACTCAcaaactttttccttttaattcagGCGCAGTGGCAACTGGGGAGGACCCCACCAGTGTGGCTATAGCTAGCATCCAGTCAGCTGCCACTTTCCCTGACCCCAACGTCAAGTACGTCTTCCGAACTGAAAATGGGGGCCAGGTAAGGGAGGGGGCCAGGTGGCTGCAGGTGTTACCTGGGGTTGGCATTGAGGGAGGTGATTGAACCTGTCATGGGGAGACCTGGTTTGGAGGATGAGGTGAAGATGTGGACTAATTGGAgggtgggagttggggggggggtggaataTGAGGTTTACAGTAGAGATTGGTATGGGGTGGGGGCTATGCTGAAACCACTGTATGGGAAAAGGAGGGGAAATGGTTAAATACACATCTCTGAAGGATTCTTTTGGGGGGCCCTATCCAAGAGAAGCTTTATGAGGAGCTCTGGAGTCCCTAGCACTTactctcttgttttctcttcccttcctccctttcctgaATCTAGGTGATGTACAGGGTGATCCAGGTGTCTGAAGGGCAGCTGGATGGCCAGACTGAGGGGACTGGTGCCATCAGTGGCTACCCTGCCACTCAATCCATGACCCAGGTACACGGGGATGGGCTGCAGAGGGGACTTGAGCTCTGAGTAGTAAGATGAAGAAGGGAACTAGTAGGATGGGCGTGGCTAGGGATAGTGAGACATCTGGGGCTGCCCTGACCCAAAGCACTAGACTCTTCTTCTCTGGATGTTTCTCCCTGTCTGCTCACAAGAGATAGAGCTGCAGAGTAGTTCATGGGAAGTATCTGACTGTCACTTGTCTCTGTTCTCTTGCTCCCCTTGCCAGGCCGTGATCCAGGGTGCGTTCACGAGTGATGATGCAGTTGACACAGAGGGGACAGCTGCTGAGACGCACTATACTTACTTCCCCAGCACTGCAGTGGGAGATGGGGCAGGGGGTACCACATCGGGGAGTACAGCAGCTGTTGTTACTACCCAGGGCTCAGAGGCACTACTGGGGCAGGCGACCCCTCCTGGCACTGGTGAGATATTATGTGAGGATGCTGGCTGGAGGGGCTAGGATAGGCTGCGGGACGTGGCTGGTGGGCAGTGGGCCTTTACTCATGATCCCTTGATGATCACTAAGACCTGGGCAGGCAGTGAGTCTGGGGCTGCCCTTCCAGCAGGAGGCAGTATGTCTTTTTTTAGAGGAGGATCCCAGGGCCTTGGCCTTAGAGCTTGGTGAAGGTCCTAGTTCCATGTCCTGACAGAACCTCCCCTGCATCCTCACAGGTCAGTTCTTTGTGATGATGTCACCACAAGAAGTGCTGCAAGGAGGAAGCCAGCGCTCTATTGCCCCCAGGACCCACCCTTATTCCCCGTGAGTAACCCTTGTTTCTTCTCAGTTACCAGGAATAGTCTTGATTCTTTCCAAAGATTTGGTGTGGTTCCTCACCCCAAACTCCAATCTCAGTTTTTGACCTTGCCTCACTCTGGCCCCCCTGGACTCTATTGTTAGGAAGTCAGAAGCTCCCcggacaactcgggatgagaAACGCAGGGCTCAGCATAATGAAGGTAGGCATGATCTGCATGTGAAGCTTGGAGCTGTCTGGTGGAATTGGGGACCTCTATGATGTTGAAGGGAGAGGTTAGGTAATATTACCCTGGGGCCTTTGGTGAGTTCTCCCCGAGTCACCGTGTCCTCTGCTTGCCCCACAGTGGAGCGCCGCCGCCGTGACAAGATTAACAACTGGATTGTACAGCTGTCCAAGATCATCCCAGACTGCTCCATGGAGAGCACCAAGTCTGGCCAGGTCATGGAAAGACCCTGGTAGTGGCCAGGATGCCTGAATTCTGTCTCCTGGCATTGCTTCCAGAAATGGTAGAGAGTGGGCACACATGGCAGTAGTTTTTTCCTATCTGTCTCTGAGGTTCCTGAATCCCTGGGAGATGTTATTCCACCATCCTTTAAGGGAAAACAAGGTCCAGAGTGTGAACATGCTTTTGGAAAGCAAGCCAGGTATTTTTATATCCTAGTCCTTattttgttggcttttttttaACAGAGTAAAGGTGGAATTCTATCCAAAGCCTGTGATTATATCCAGGAACTTCGGCAGAGTAACCACCGGTTGTCTGAAGAACTGCAGGGGCTTGACCAACTACAGCTGGACAACGATGTGCTTCGACAGCAGGTCAGgacctccccccccgccccccgcccccgctcagTACAGCTGTCCTCGACCTCCCTCCCTAGCCACCAGCCCAGCTTGGGACTCCCTATTTTGTCTTCCATAGGGGGAGCTTTATCTATACCTCATCACTGGTGGGTGTCTGAATAAGTTCAGAGACTTGGGTGTGCTAACTTTTCTACCTGTTTCCCTTACTGCTCTTTCCCATGTCCAGGTAGAAGAACTTAAGAACAAGAATCTGCTGCTGCGAGCTCAGCTGCGGCACCACGGAGTGGAGGTTGTCATCAAGACTGACAGCAACTAACTCTGGGGGCGCAGGGGCTCCAAGCTCTACAGCCCCTTTCCGAGAACTTCAGATagcccaggagccacaggctAATCACCCCACGCCCCTTTCCTTCACTGCCCACATTTGGCATGGGACTGGAGGGAGTTCAGAAGGCGTCTCTTTGAATTAAGGCCCTGTGATCTAGCAGCCTGCAGTGGTGTGAAACACACACCGTGGGTGTGCACGGACAGTCTCGCCCAATCAACCCTCCCACGCAGCCCCCGGGCCCCTGTGCTCCTCCTGCACAATGCATGTGCTGTCTCCATGCTGGACGCTGGACACTAAACTGGGGGGCTTGCCCCCTGCTTGCTTAAGGTGCCAGCAGACGGTCTGCTGACAAGCAGTGTCCTGGCTTGCCTCAGGACTGGCGCTTCCACTGGTTCTTCCTTTCCCTGGAGCTCAGATGTGCTCCTCAGGACTCTGGGGAACAGGCTTTAGCAGGAAGTGGGGATCGGAGGCTTAGCAGTGGCTGCTGCCCCAGGAAGAGGAGATTGGCCAGCAAGCAGCTAAGGCCTGTGCAGGTCTCTGGCACCACGGAGAACAAGAGGCAGGGCCCACTGGGGGCCTTACCCCATTGTGGggacggtttttttttttttttccttttttttttaaagataaaatgttcAGAGCCATAACTGTCTCTGGGTCTTCCTCCCTTTGTGGGCTccaggctgggagggagggaacaCACTGCTTTGACTAGTAAGGGTTGGGTCAAGGTTGGGTGGGGTATCTGAGCTCCTATGGTTACGACAACGAGTCCTACTACTTGGGCCGGGCCAATGTGTCGTTGGCCGTCCACGCCCGCAATCGCGAGGATTTCTCTTGCGAGTGTTAGGAGCACCGGGAACAGGTGCGGCGGGGGCTGTGCGGGAGGCGGTGCCTTTGCTTCCGGTTCCGGTGGGTCTCGGCTCAGCTGCAGCTTCGGGAGGGCGGGGGAGATGCTGCCCGCTCCCAGGGGGCGGGCCGGGGCCAGGTTCCTGAAACTCCCATTTGCGGTGCGCACCATGGCTGGAGGTACCTGcaggggagacctgggatcagGTCTAGACCAACTTGTGGCCTTAGGAGCTCTCGGAACGCCCCCGGTGGAGGTGCACGCGGAGGGAGGCGCGAAGGGGAGTGGCGGAGGGGTCCTCACGCATCCCCCGCCAGGTTGGGGCGCGGCCAGGTGAGGGGGGCCCCGCGGCAGGCGAGCGGGCGGCAGTCCTGCTTCCCTCAAGGCTCGCGTGCCCCTCTCCTCAGAGCCTACGGTCTCGCTCCCTGAACTCCGTTCGCTCCTGGCCTCGGGCCGGGCTCGGCTCTTTGACGTGAGATCCCGGGAGGAGGCGGCGGCTGGAACCATCCCTGGGGCTGTCAACATCCCGGGTACGGGATTGAGGGGGGTAAGCCCTGGTGGTGGATTGGAGACAGTTTAGGAGGGTCTTAGCCAATAGGACCTCATTTAGGATGATGTGGGAAGGCACAGGTTACAGGGGTCCGGTATTCCTGTGGCTCCCGGCCCCCAAACTTCGCTTAAGAAGGGCTGATGGGAGGCGGATCCTGGCAGCGGAACTGGCCCTTCCAGTTTGAGGGGGTAACAGGCAATGAGGAAGGGGCAGGCCGGATTCACACGCTTGACCTCCCCAAAGCTGGATGCCTGAGTTTGCCCGCGCCTCCTCACAAACTAGGGAAGTGGCTTCCATTCAGAGGTGGTTTGGCTGACCTCCTGGGCAGGTAGGACATATCCTGTCCTTGaagtgggtgggggtggaggggggaggagtTGTCACCATGTGTTGTTTTGGGGCCCCTTGGAGATGTGTTCGACCACAGGACCGGTCCTTCCAGACCCAACCACTGAACCTGAGATTGCCCAACTGCCGGCTTTCCATTGTATCCTCTCTACTCCTCCTCCCAGTTTCAGAGTTGGAAAGCGCCCTGCAGATGGAGCCAGCTGCTTTCAAGGGTTTGTACTCCGCTGAGAAGCCAAAGCTGGAAGAGAATCTCATTTTCTTCTGTCAGATGGGCAAGCGGGGCTTGCAGGCCACGCAGTTGGCCCAGAGCCTTGGATACAAAGGGTATGGGCTTGGTAAGAGGGCGGGGGCGGTGGTGCCTGGGGACTGCCTCCTGGGCTCTGTCCTTCCCTCACCCCTATTTTTTTTCACAGGGCTCGGAACTATGAAGGGGCCTATAGAGAATGGCTCCAGAAAGAAGGTTAGGTAGAATGTGGCTTACTGAATGCTCCCTCCCCGCTGCCAGTGGCCGCCTTAACTAAGAGTGATGAAGGGGCTCTTGTTGGGTTGAGCAACTTCTTACAGTGCTGTGCATGAAAAGCAGCAAATAAAGAGCATTTAATCAAAGTATTGGAAGCACTTAATTTGTCAGGTGTACTGAAAACAGTTCTAATCATAACCTAGACTTCAATTCCGCCCTAGGTCCTTCTTCCAGCATTCATCTGTCCCccaaccaaaaccaaaaccaaaacacccAGAAGTTTGCTGAAAGACAATAATCCAGAATCACCTGgtagcttaaaaaacaaaacaaaacttaggCCTCATCTCTGATTTGGTGGGAGCTGATTTCACAAGGCCCTCAAGTAATTCTGATATGCAGTAAGGAGCCAGAACTAGACCAGAGGTCAGTAAACTATGGCCCCACTTGGTCTTGCCACCATGACCATTTGTTTACACATTGTCCGTGACTATTACTGTGCCAAAATGGGGGAATAGTTGCAACAGAAACTATATGTTCTTTGAAGTATCTAGTCCTTTATAGAAAGTGTGTGTACCGTTGCTCTAGGTCTTCAGGTCCCCAGCCCCAACCTCATTTCCCTCAGACTTTGTCACTGGGTTAAGGAAATGAAATGGTTCTCCCAGGCAGTTGGGTGAAGGAATGGATGCCACCCCTAATCCCAAGCATAGGTCACAGGTATGAGGAGCTCCCCCTGTGCCACCAGAAAGAGGTCTGAGTTTTTACCAGCACAGTTCCTTGATCCCACAGTAGATTTAACAGAATTTAATTGgtttaaaagaaacacagaaagaaacagCACATACTCACGGAGGCAAAATGCAACACTATACAGTAGGTATGTAATTTCCCTCTGTCGTGGTTCATGGTTTAATGCATATCCTTCCAGACCTATTAAATATTTCAATgtcagagtttttgttttttttttaaattaatttatttggctgtactgaaTCTTcattgaggcatgcaggatctttagttgaagcatgcaaactcttaattggtacatgtgggatctagttccctaaccaaggatcaaactcaga includes:
- the ARHGAP30 gene encoding rho GTPase-activating protein 30 isoform X2; protein product: MKSRQKGKKKGSSKERVFGCDLQEHLHHSGQEVPQVLRSCAEFVEEYGVVDGIYRLSGVSSNIQKLRQEFEAERKPDLRRDVYLQDIHCVSSLCKAYFRELPDPLLTYRLYDKFAEAVAVQLEPERLVKILDVLQELPVPNYRTLEFLMRHLVHMASFSAQTNMHARNLAIVWAPNLLRSKDIEASGFNGTAAFMEVRVQSIVVEFILTHVDQLFGGAALSGSEVESGWRSLPGVRVSGSPEDVMPRSLPYNLPSILQAGDGPPQMRPYHTIIEIAEHKKGSLKVRKWKSIFNLGRSGHETKRKLPRGAEDREDKSDKGTLRPAKSMDSLSAVAGVSDEPEGLVGSSSPRPGPLLTESLENDSVEAAEGEQEPDPEALGGTSSEPGTPRPGRSAARVGGSSHAERRAGVHISGPYAVNLPAHISNMLNISPNNIANIPLGFARGLQHPALQPRPSPASGPGPGPGLGPGPPDEKLEASPAPGPSADSGPVDVAPALEDCLSQEVQDSFSFLEDSSSSEPEWVGVEDGEVAKAGPAGAAFSPGEEDPGLGYLEELLGVGPQVEEFSVEPPLDDLSLDEAQFVLAPSCCSLDSPGPRPETEEESGEEVFLSAYDDLSPLLEPKHPTWEGPGSEKEKAAGSGRQEASGQAEGEQALSEDGENKEGGPGSRRDAREEAEGSPESDVEGRVASEEGAEAEGSQQLIDSLKEGCGEETQAKAEESKGQQEDERTEEAKRVEATGGELVKNKGKERKTEREGGAEEADEAQLAAGRDSEHEVQENQIAEESWEVVHKEADGGRENEVKGQRGDEGQEAREDQGDGEDSRIPAAAAAEGGAGEISKERECGHGEAEGDQRAGGERVEEGSLPEGSQVESLEVDSAKGGSSQSSETEQAAPQPPRPEETDPEGQPNPPGSAGGVGMRLASTLVQVQQVRSVPVVPPKPQFAKVPSAMCGKIHVAPAHPCPKPGRLDGDRAWSSRASRSSWRNGGSLSFDAAVALARDRQRTEAQAVRRTQTCTGAGDYSLIPKTSPHSMIPAYAPRPLSCLEIPAEGTDGSGPRSRFSLPPREPQPPDPLMSPQRRSYAFETQANSGKGEGL